TTAATCACTTCCTAAGTGACCTGGATTCAGAGGGATATGAAGTCCGGCTAGTGGTTTGGAAAGTAGTACGCCAGAAAAATTGAGAACGAATCTTCCAAGTGTTTGGAACACTGCTGACGCTCTTCTGGTCCAATGCGAAATAGAGAATAAAAGGACGGCAACCGTTCGGATAACGGCTTTTTGCACGATGAGGCGTGCGACCGGTGGATCTACTCTACCTATCCCGGTGACCGCAGGAGTGCAGATACCGTTTGGCTGCTGAATCGTTGTAGGTTATAGTGCACTGGGATTTGTTCGACCGTGACCAATCAGGGGACGCAGCAAGTACACTAAGGTTCATGTAGCACCAGGGCCATCGATCTTTAAAGAAAAAAAGAAAAGAGACACGATGCCCTTAGGATACGAGGTCATAAAGCCATGAAAGTGCGAACAACTTGGCTACAACACTCTTGCCCAAAACTGGGCAAAGCAAACTGCCAGAGTGCTCACTCGGTAGCGGCGCTAAGGAAATAAAAGCACCCAATAGACTACCTCCATATAAGTATATGTGTACAATTTCAGGCTATGATCAGAATCCTTTTTCTAGGAGATATTGTCGGAGAGCCTGGTAGAAATGCGGTGGCACAGTTTCTTCCCGGATTTAAAGAGCGTGAGAGAGTAGATTTCACCATCGTCAACGGGGAAAATTCTGCAGGAGGGCGCGGGATTACACCCAAGATTGCCGTTGCTTTGCTACGACTTGGAGTGGCCGTCATTACAACCGGAGACCATGTGTGGGATCAAAGAGAGCTTTCCTCGTATCTCCCTACGGAACCGAGAGTGCTTCGCCCTCTTAATTACCCCCAGGGTACTCCTGGCCAAGGGAGCATCGTATTAGATACTACCAAGGGGAAAGTAGCTGTCATTAACATACAGTGCCGTACTTTCATGCAACCGATTTTGGAAAATCCCTTTCGCATAGCCCTAAGGGAAGCCAAATGGCTACGCAGTGAAACTCCTGTTATTTTCGTAGATGCCCATGGAGAAACTACTAGTGAAAAAACAGCCCTGGCACATTACCTAGACGGGATTGTATCCGCTGTAGCAGGCACCCATACGCATGTTCAGACAGCCGATGAACAGATACTTCCCCAGGGTACTGCATTTCTCTGCGACGCTGGAATGTGCGGAGCGGAACACTCCATCTTAGGTCGGGAAATAGCGCCGATTGTAAGGCGTTTTGTGAACAACTTACCGGTAGTATTTCCTGTAGCACAAGGCATAGTGAAGATTTGCGGCGCTCTGGTGGACGTGGACGAATCTACAGGGCATGCTACTGCTATTCGTCGTATCCAGGAACGCATGCAGCCCACTATGGCAAACGTTTAAAGTCTAAAAGGTCCTTGCAAAACCTAGGAGAGGAGTTCCCTGGATTCTACTTGCCACCATTATCGAATTAATACACTGTGTGCTTCCTTTATGTTGTTGGTGGACCCTATCGTCTAGTGGCCTAGGACATCGCCCTTTCACGGCGGTAACACGGGTTCGAATCCCGTTAGGGTCGCTGGCAGCCTTGCCGTGTAGTCTTGGATGAAAACACGTCTCGTAGCCTGCCAGGAGTGCTTCGAGCTAAGAAGGCAGCTAAAAGTACTGGCAATACAAAAACTTAAGTTAATCTGCTCGTTGACTTGCGTGAAAAAATCAATCCAAAGCTACCACTTTTCCTTTCCAGGAAAGCAGTCTGTGACCGCACCACAGGAAGCAGAGCTTACCAGGGCAGCGTATTTTGCTAAGACACCACAACGGTAGTGCGGGTTGGGCCTTTTCCACTGTAGGAGTCGATCCTCCAGTCCCTTCTCAGGAATATCCACAGAAATAACCCGAAGGACGGCATCGATAACAATCTGATCACCGTCCTCAACCACGGCTAGTGGACCACCCTCAAATGCTTCCGGTGTGATATGACCTACCACAAATCCATGCGTCCCACCAGAGAAGCGTCCATCGGTAATCAACGCAACTCCCTTACCTAAACCGCGCCCCATCACGGCACTGGTTGGGGCAAGCATTTCTCGCATCCCAGGTCCCCCCTTGGGGCCCTCGTAGCGAATGACGACTACATGCCCTTTACGGATCCTACCATCTAGGATAGCTTGCAGTGCTTCTTCCTCCGAATTAAAAACTCGCGCTGTCCCAGAAAAATACTCGCCCTCCTTCCCAGTAATCTTAGCTACGGCTCCAGCTGGCGCCAGGTTGCCCTTTAATATTACCAAATGGCTGTTCTTTTTGATCGGATCCTCAAGTGAGCGGATGATTCTCTGACCCTTAGGGTAGTCCTTAGATGAGACAAGATTTTGTTTGAGGGTTCTCCCGGTAACCGTTAGGCAGCCACCATGCAACAGTCCTGCATGCAAAAGCTTCCGCATCAGAGGAGTAATACCACCAATTTCTACAAGCTCGGACATGAAATGATGCCCGCTGGGCTTGAGGTCAGCTACCACTGGTACTCGCTCACCAATCCTATTGAAATCGCCTATAGTCATCTGAATGCCCGCTGCATGTGCAATAGCGAGCAGATGGAGGACGGCATTGGTGGAGCCACCTAGCGCAATAACGACAGTAATTGCATTCTCCATGGCTTCGCGGCAAAGGATATCGTGAGGACGAATGCCGCGCTTCAGCATCTCCACAACTGCTTCTCCGGCTTGTCGGCAGTCAAGCTTCTTCTGTTCAGACACAGCCACCTGTGCCGAACTATTTGGTAAACTGAGCCCAAGGGCCTCTACTGCCGCCGCCATGGTGTTAGCAGTATACATCCCACCACAAGAACCTGGGCCAGGGATAGCGCAGGATTCCATGGTGTGCAATTCAGCATCGCTTATCTTACCCTCTGCATGCTTGCCGACTGCCTCAAAGACCGAAACAATATCTACCTTCTCCCCATTCACACAGCCTGGAAGGATAGTCCCACCGTATACGAAGACAGCAGACCGATCCATCCTGGCAATTGCCATTGCACATGCTGGAATATTTTTGTCGCACCCGCCTATGGCAACAAAGCCGTCAAGATTTTCCCCACCTACTACCGTTTCGATAGAATCCGCAATGACCTCCCTGGAAACCAGGGAGTACTTCATACCTTTGGTCCCCATTGCAATGCCATCTGAGATAGTGATGGTATTGAAGATAAGGGCTTTTCCACCCACAGCTTCAACACCTCTAACTGCTTCTTGTGCCAGATGGTCAATATGCCTATTGCAAGGAGCTACCGTACTCCATGTAGAAGCAATTCCTACCTGGGGTTTTGTAAAATCCCCTTCTGTGAAACCTACCGCGTATAGCATTGATCGGTTGGGAGCCCGATGGGCCCCATCCATGGCAACGGAAGAAAAGGGGCGGAGATTACGATCTGTTTTGCTCATTTAATTGGCGCGGTATGGGTTTTTGAAGGGTCTGAGTCTGATTTGGGCGGGCTGGCAGGTACGTATGCAGCGGCTGGCTACACTGTTTTGTTTCGTAAGAAGGAACCCTGGTCACCCTACTCCGGTGGAGGGGGTCATAAAAGGCAAAAATCAGAGCCCCAGAAAAAAGATGAAATGGTAGTGGCTGACCTTCGTATACCATAGCAAACGTAGACGCTTGCCTGGGTAGGCTAAGGGATGATTGCGTTTCTTGCAATGTCTCTTAATTTGCTTGGCTCAATAGCTTTGTTGTTATTGAGGCCTTAAGGAACCGTAAGAACTCCTAGACTCATACTGTTTTGGTTCTTACAATCCAAATCCAGCAAGAAAGAAGTAAGAATCAATTGGGCAACTAGACTTCCTATGATAGGTTAGGTGGGAAGTTGTCCGATGGCCGAGTGGCACTATAGCAAAGTGTCGGGTGGATGAGACCTAGCCGGCGATGGGTAGATAGCGAGCGTAGCGGGCAGCTCCACCAGTGCGGGGGAAGAGGAAGATTCAGATTGCTTTCTCTTCTTTTTGCCTGATCTTGAGTGGTCAGATATCAGTTATGGTACCGCCCCATATACGTATACGAGGGGCTTACCATTCAGGGGCTTACCATTTCAGGCCTTAGTGTGGATAGAGAATTCCGGCTGTGGATGTGGTATTTTAGTGAAAAAGGATGACATTGTATGCTAAGCGAGGGTGATGTACGCAAAGCCTTACAGAATGTAAAATACCCTGGTTTCAACCGGGATATTGTCTCCTTTGGTCTGCTTAAGACGGTGGAAATCTCTGATGACAACGTTCACGTCGAGCTAGACGTCACCGCGGAGGATGCCCGCATCCCAGCAAAGATACAGGCAGAATCCGAGCGCGCAATTGCGGCGCTCCCAGGGATTAGTCGTGTGCGAGTGAATGTCAAGCACCAAAGTCGTACATGCTTAACAAGCGGCCCTACTGCTATTGAGGGTGTCCGGTACGTGGTTGCTATTGCTAGCGGAAAAGGTGGGGTTGGGAAGAGTACAGTTGCTGCAAATACAGCGGTTGCCTTGCAACATATCGGTGCTAGAGTGGGGCTCTGCGATTGTGATGTTTACGGGCCGAGCATTCCCCTCATGTTTGGGAGTAAGGAGCGCCCCTGCATGGACGATAAAGATCGTCTCCTTCCCATCGAACGCCATGGGGTCAAATTAATGTCCATGGGTTTTCTCCTGGAGGATGAACGCACTCCCGTTATTCTGCGCGGTCCAATTGTGACCCGTTATGTGCAACAGCTCCTCCGCCAAGCACACTGGGGTAGTCTGGATTACCTCATCCTAGATCTCCCACCAGGTACGGGCGATATTCAGCTGACAGTGGTACAAACTGTTTCCCTTTCCGGTGCCATCGTCGTAACTACGCCGCAGGAGGTTGCGCTACTAGATGCGCGTAAAGCGGCTGCCATGTTTGTAAAAACTCAGGTATCCATTCTAGGAATAGTCGAAAATATGAGTTACTTTCTGTGTCCTGGAGATGGGAAGCAGTATGAAATTTTTGGTAAGGGAGGAGGTGCCAGAGAGGCTCGCCGGCTAGGGCTTCCGCTCCTGGCAGAGATACCGGTTCTTTCAGACGTATGCGCCACGGGAGACAGTGGCCGACCTATTGTAAAGGAGATGCCTCACTCTATTGTAGCTCAGTCTTTTCTGTCGCTTGCCTCTCACATAAGAGAGCATTTGGAAAGAAAGCATTTGGAAAAATGCGACCAGCCAAGAGAGTAGGTAGGAGCAAATGGCGGAAACCCCCCATTGAGGTGTGAAGTAGCTCCCTATCCAGAGGCTCTGTTGTGGATGAAGTCGCACGAGAATGTCTCTTGAAGGGTGGAAGAAAGGGTGTGTTGCCGCAACCCTGTTCCAGTGGGACGTGTGCCCCCCGAGGGGGGGGATCTTTCACAATAGTATGGGGAGAGAAGCTCAGGAGTTCCATGGGATGGCCAGCATGCATACTGGATTTCGGCAGCAAACACTGTCAAGCCAGGCGACGATGGTCTGTGTGGCACAAGGCAGCCTTTCCGGAATGGGAGGTAGCCCGTTTTTGAAATTTTTACTTTAATTGTTCCAGCGGCTCCCCTGCTCTGGAGAATGGCACTACATGTTACAGGGGCCTCCATGTTTTTTGCACTTTCCTCGTAAGGACCAGGGCCCGGCGAAGACGTACGCACGGTCCCTGCAGCTCACCTCGCTGACCCCTGTACAGCAGTCTCGACGTGCGTGCCCTTCTTGTGGCACAGTAGGCGCCTTTTACCTTCTGCCTATAGGCTTACCCCCCTGTAAGCACATCCAGTAGAAGGTACTTAGGGCACACGCCTAAGACTAATTGATACGGGAAAACCACGCTTTAACCACTGCAAGTTTGTTTGGGAAAGTCCATTTGTGCCAAAAAAATTAAGTTGAACCAAGAGTCAAGCTTCTATGTGCGCAGAGCAAAACCATAAACGGCCTATGAACGTCTGGAAACACAAGGACCTAATTTCTCTCAGTGGACTCTCCGCTGAGGAACTCTGGTTTCTCTTGGAAGCGGCTAAAGCATTTAAGGGATTGAGAGGAGATAGAGTAAACAGTGTCCCTACATTACAAGGAAAAGCCTTAGTCAATTTTTTTGTAGAACCGAGTACGCGCACGCGCATATCATTCGAGCTTGCAGCGCTCCGTCTTGGGGCAAACGTAATCAACGTCTCAGCTACGATGTCTAGCTTGCAAAAAGGCGAGACCCTCAAGGACACTGCTCTTAGCTTGGAGGCACTCCATGCCGACATTATTGTCCTGCGCCACGGCTCTGCAGGAGCTGCGCAGCTTCTTGCTAAATACTTACGTTCTAGCGTTATTAATGCCGGAGATGGAGCACACGAACACCCAACTCAGGGGCTTCTCGATGGATTTACCATTTGGGAAAAACATGGAAGATTAGAAGATCTAAGGGTTGCTATCGTAGGCGATATTCTTTTTAGCCGTGTGGCACGCTCTAACATCCACCTCCTAGTAAAACTAGGAGCGAAAGTTACCCTGGTGGGGCCCAGCACGTTGGTTCCCCGAGAGTTTGAAGCCATGGGCGTCCGGATTACCCACCGTATGGAAGACATCTTAGAGACCACTGATGTTCTCAACCTACTCCGCATTCAATACGAGCGCCAGTGTAGGGAATATTTTCCATCCGTAAAAGAATATATTTCTCTTTTTGGATTGACAAAACAGCGGGCAGCTCGCCTGAAATCCAGTTGTTTAGTTATGCATCCCGGGCCGGTCAAGCGTGGGATAGAGGTTGACAGTGAGGTGGCAGATGGTGCCAAAAGTGTTATCCTTGAGCAGGTCGCTAATGGCCTGGCTGTCCGAACGGCTGTTCTCTACGCCTGCGGTGGGGGATCGGCAGAGTATCGTGGAAAAAAGTCTGAAGATCCTTAATGGTCATGTCATCGACCCTGCCAATGGCGTGGATAGGGTCTGTCCTGTTTATGTGAAGGACGGACGTATCGTTTCTCACGAGCCTAATGAAGCAGAGCGGATTGATGCTAACGGGCTTGTAGTTGCCCCTGGACTTATTGATATCCATGTTCACCTACGGGAACCTGGTCAATCTCATAAGGAGACTATTGCTTCCGGGACGCGCGCTGCAGCCGCAGGAGGTTTCACCAGCGTGGTTTGCATGCCGAATACTTTTCCATCGGTGGATAATCCAAGTATAGTCAGCTGGATTCAAGAAAGGGCCAGGCGAACAGCTTCAGTAAATGTTTTCTGTGCCGGGGCAATCACTAAAGGCTTAATGGGCCAAGAATTGGCTCCAATTGGCTCCATGGCTGAAACCGGTATTGTTGCAATTACGGATGACGGCTTTTGTGTGCAGAATCACGGTCTTATGCGGAGGGCGATCGAATACGCCAGAATGTTTGGGCTGCCGATACTTGATCACTGTCAAGATAACAGTCTAGTTTTAGGGGGGGTAATAAACGAGGGAGAATGGAGTGTACGACTTGGCATGCAAGGGTGGCCATCCGTCGGCGAGGAGCTTGTCGTAGAGCGTGATATTCTTCTCTCTGAACTTTGCCGACACCCCATACACTGCCAACACATCAGCAGTGCTGGCAGTGTGAGGCGCATCAGGGAGGCCCAGAAGCGGAAGATCC
This DNA window, taken from Candidatus Xiphinematobacter sp., encodes the following:
- a CDS encoding TIGR00282 family metallophosphoesterase; its protein translation is MIRILFLGDIVGEPGRNAVAQFLPGFKERERVDFTIVNGENSAGGRGITPKIAVALLRLGVAVITTGDHVWDQRELSSYLPTEPRVLRPLNYPQGTPGQGSIVLDTTKGKVAVINIQCRTFMQPILENPFRIALREAKWLRSETPVIFVDAHGETTSEKTALAHYLDGIVSAVAGTHTHVQTADEQILPQGTAFLCDAGMCGAEHSILGREIAPIVRRFVNNLPVVFPVAQGIVKICGALVDVDESTGHATAIRRIQERMQPTMANV
- the ilvD gene encoding dihydroxy-acid dehydratase, giving the protein MSKTDRNLRPFSSVAMDGAHRAPNRSMLYAVGFTEGDFTKPQVGIASTWSTVAPCNRHIDHLAQEAVRGVEAVGGKALIFNTITISDGIAMGTKGMKYSLVSREVIADSIETVVGGENLDGFVAIGGCDKNIPACAMAIARMDRSAVFVYGGTILPGCVNGEKVDIVSVFEAVGKHAEGKISDAELHTMESCAIPGPGSCGGMYTANTMAAAVEALGLSLPNSSAQVAVSEQKKLDCRQAGEAVVEMLKRGIRPHDILCREAMENAITVVIALGGSTNAVLHLLAIAHAAGIQMTIGDFNRIGERVPVVADLKPSGHHFMSELVEIGGITPLMRKLLHAGLLHGGCLTVTGRTLKQNLVSSKDYPKGQRIIRSLEDPIKKNSHLVILKGNLAPAGAVAKITGKEGEYFSGTARVFNSEEEALQAILDGRIRKGHVVVIRYEGPKGGPGMREMLAPTSAVMGRGLGKGVALITDGRFSGGTHGFVVGHITPEAFEGGPLAVVEDGDQIVIDAVLRVISVDIPEKGLEDRLLQWKRPNPHYRCGVLAKYAALVSSASCGAVTDCFPGKEKW
- a CDS encoding Mrp/NBP35 family ATP-binding protein, with product MLSEGDVRKALQNVKYPGFNRDIVSFGLLKTVEISDDNVHVELDVTAEDARIPAKIQAESERAIAALPGISRVRVNVKHQSRTCLTSGPTAIEGVRYVVAIASGKGGVGKSTVAANTAVALQHIGARVGLCDCDVYGPSIPLMFGSKERPCMDDKDRLLPIERHGVKLMSMGFLLEDERTPVILRGPIVTRYVQQLLRQAHWGSLDYLILDLPPGTGDIQLTVVQTVSLSGAIVVTTPQEVALLDARKAAAMFVKTQVSILGIVENMSYFLCPGDGKQYEIFGKGGGAREARRLGLPLLAEIPVLSDVCATGDSGRPIVKEMPHSIVAQSFLSLASHIREHLERKHLEKCDQPRE
- a CDS encoding aspartate carbamoyltransferase catalytic subunit, whose protein sequence is MNVWKHKDLISLSGLSAEELWFLLEAAKAFKGLRGDRVNSVPTLQGKALVNFFVEPSTRTRISFELAALRLGANVINVSATMSSLQKGETLKDTALSLEALHADIIVLRHGSAGAAQLLAKYLRSSVINAGDGAHEHPTQGLLDGFTIWEKHGRLEDLRVAIVGDILFSRVARSNIHLLVKLGAKVTLVGPSTLVPREFEAMGVRITHRMEDILETTDVLNLLRIQYERQCREYFPSVKEYISLFGLTKQRAARLKSSCLVMHPGPVKRGIEVDSEVADGAKSVILEQVANGLAVRTAVLYACGGGSAEYRGKKSEDP
- a CDS encoding dihydroorotase — protein: MAWLSERLFSTPAVGDRQSIVEKSLKILNGHVIDPANGVDRVCPVYVKDGRIVSHEPNEAERIDANGLVVAPGLIDIHVHLREPGQSHKETIASGTRAAAAGGFTSVVCMPNTFPSVDNPSIVSWIQERARRTASVNVFCAGAITKGLMGQELAPIGSMAETGIVAITDDGFCVQNHGLMRRAIEYARMFGLPILDHCQDNSLVLGGVINEGEWSVRLGMQGWPSVGEELVVERDILLSELCRHPIHCQHISSAGSVRRIREAQKRKIPISGEVCPHHIFFTDERVAGFDTCFKTNPPIRSEKDIAAILEGISDGTLNILCSDHAPHASFEKEVEFDQAPFGITGLETEFSAFCDLLVHRKRIISLKRLIALYTLYPARLLHLDRGTLSPGAFADITLIDPNLEWTFHKQESLSMSHNTPFDNMTFCGRVVRTLVGGHTVWMLEDNETS